The genomic window attgcgcGAATTTTTAAAgtacaacgaaatgctgaagagGGAGAGTTTTACTAAATTGTCACAAAGCGAGACACCCTAGAAAACAACTGCATGATCTAACCCCGCCTCCGAGAAGGTTAAGGGAATATCTcaataagcactatgatgagatccagCACCTACTAACACAGccatttgatccagacaagcaaaAGGAGGTCCTAGGCAAAATCCACCCATAATCGGTAAACACCTTTGCCAGGACGAGCCCGGTGAGCCCTGTTATTCTTATACAATGGGCTTCAAGGGGTTggcagcgaaatatatagcttctccaacccaattgtcaaccccacctacccgcggcgtttcattaacagacgaggctctggcgaccccaagcgcctcatggaactaggtggtggggagggaggtatgaccttgaaggtttaatgtggtcatataaatcgttcccgagatggtcgggatggtaccttaatggtgctttgttaccggaacgtaccggatctatatccgcaaaggacaatcaacatcgataacactccccaaagacttcggggagtgtctttatcgttaatacaacatcaatatacaatatcctactTTTTCAGaggaagaaagcacactaccaagggagacacgagtcagcCTGGTCCAACTTCTTGCTGGATACTGTAAaagattaaactcttacttgtccagaatcaacctcgacatacataatgtatgccctgcatgcaatgtgtccccacatgacaccaaccacctttcaattgtaatgtagaacgtACGCCTTTAACACCAATCTTTCTATGATctgcccctgttgaaactgtcaGTTTCCTTGGTtttccgttagaggactttgatgacaatttgcgagTGGTCGCGCCCATTGAATGCGCTccagtaataaaaataataacaaccaTATTGTACAACATTTACGATTTCTTTTCGCATTAaagcttttcttttattgtattgaattttataaatattttaatttatgtagATTGATTAACTGATATTATAATAATGGTTTTGAAATGTTGAAAATACAAATTAAAATAGCTTTTTAAAGTTCACCTTAAATGATGTAAAGCTATAATGTTCAATCAGGCGAATTAATAGATAACTATTGACTAAGAAGAATAAAACACTTTGAGCGCCAATCCAATAGAAAGTATTCCATGTCTTAAATTCCAGCAAATAAGCAGGCAACAGCCAAAGTGCTTGAGCCAGCAACCATACACCAAAATAGCAAATCGCGCGCACCAATGAAATGGATTGTAAGTTATTGAGACAAAGCGGCAGCAGGGCTAAATACCATACGAAATACTGCGATGTGACCACTGAATTATATGTGACCATAACGAACGCCAACGCAAAGACGCAAAATGGCAACGTTTGACGAAATTGACCAAAGCTGAAGCTTAAGTAGAGCAGCAAAAATAATTGTGGTGCCAGTATAAGCAATTTTTCAGCCAATGATACATCCGTTGAATAGCCTCTCAAATATTGAACAAGAAAATAAAGCGAAAAATTATGTCGCACATCACGCCgcacaaaatgatataaatacgCTTCGTACAGATACTGCCAGCCATATAAAGAGTAGAAGAATCCTGTAAGAGCAAAGAGTGCAACACACGTACCCATCACCAATAATAATTGTCTAGACGAAGGAAAAAGTAACTGCCTTAGTAGATCGCGTGAACAACGTATTAAACTTTTAGACAAGCACAAATAGTAGGCTAGGCTAAAAAGTAACGGATAAAGACGCAAATGTATAGCAAAACCATGTGCCAAGCCAGCACCAAATACTAACCAATTGCCACCACGTTGCATCGATGTAGCCGTACACGTTGACGCATCCTCCGATTTCAGCAACAAGTACACAGCAAGTATAACAAAGAAACTTGAGAAACTATCACCATTACCACGTGTCGATATAATTGCTGTTAATGGATTATAAAGCCAAAAGCAAGCTGAGGCACGTGCTATAATCTCCGGATGATTGCGTGCATCTGTTTCACTATAATGTTGTGCCGTACGTATTTTACCAAATTTACACAATAAAGCATGTACAGCTTTACGGCATTGAACTTGCAATTGTAAGCGCACGAGTAAATAAATTAGTATAGCTACAAATATATCAAATGCCGCATAGATGACTTTGCCAAAGGCTGGATGTATGAGTAAATTCGCTATTTGCAAATATGCCAAAATAGGGCTATAACGATAGGTGTGTCGCTTGAATGGACTCTCACCATGCAGCACATGGCGCGCACCATCGGTAACAACTTTATAATCTACATCGGTATAAGGCAATTCGGAATGTGTATCATGCCAATGGCCATAGGTTATAAGGAACAAACGTATTGCGATGGATATAAGCAGATGCGTGCTAAAGCTTACATCTATTAATAGCGTGCAGCAACGTCGATAAAACGGCAAATGTGTGTGTTTAACACTTTTAGTTGTTGCTGATGATATGCTATGCATAGACATATTCAGGTGATTATTTTAAGATTTTGTTTAACTCGAATACAATTAAATGGTAGATGATTATCAAAAAAACTTggttaattttttaattacttg from Eurosta solidaginis isolate ZX-2024a chromosome 3, ASM4086904v1, whole genome shotgun sequence includes these protein-coding regions:
- the PIG-M gene encoding GPI mannosyltransferase 1, which translates into the protein MSMHSISSATTKSVKHTHLPFYRRCCTLLIDVSFSTHLLISIAIRLFLITYGHWHDTHSELPYTDVDYKVVTDGARHVLHGESPFKRHTYRYSPILAYLQIANLLIHPAFGKVIYAAFDIFVAILIYLLVRLQLQVQCRKAVHALLCKFGKIRTAQHYSETDARNHPEIIARASACFWLYNPLTAIISTRGNGDSFSSFFVILAVYLLLKSEDASTCTATSMQRGGNWLVFGAGLAHGFAIHLRLYPLLFSLAYYLCLSKSLIRCSRDLLRQLLFPSSRQLLLVMGTCVALFALTGFFYSLYGWQYLYEAYLYHFVRRDVRHNFSLYFLVQYLRGYSTDVSLAEKLLILAPQLFLLLYLSFSFGQFRQTLPFCVFALAFVMVTYNSVVTSQYFVWYLALLPLCLNNLQSISLVRAICYFGVWLLAQALWLLPAYLLEFKTWNTFYWIGAQSVLFFLVNSYLLIRLIEHYSFTSFKVNFKKLF